The following proteins come from a genomic window of Salvia hispanica cultivar TCC Black 2014 chromosome 4, UniMelb_Shisp_WGS_1.0, whole genome shotgun sequence:
- the LOC125219177 gene encoding regulation of nuclear pre-mRNA domain-containing protein 2-like isoform X1 translates to MGSTFNPQILVDKLSKLNSSQQSIETLSHWCIFHMNKAKQVVETWDRQFHSAPREQRLAFLYLANDILQNSRRKGAEFVAEFWKVLPDSLRDVIEHGDEFAKRSALRLISIWDERKVFGSRGQILKEEFVKKELDNGNKTRKLTGPKLQPVGGNSLEKLVSGFEAVSSSRVDEDAIFTKCRNAITFVEKVEKDVEGDSQLGHVKGGIGDELKEQHAVLRDCITQLAVVESARGNLVSLLREALQEQVYKLDQVRDQLQAAQTRSEQAGNICKQLLGGNGNGQIIVEQSRNAVPVSQMPQKLIPAAGEQTASVTYTLQAPAPGNSSHIKEEPKSAAAAMAAKLAASSSSAQMLTFMLSSLASEGVIRSSINEPPEKKAKLENEHPSYVPQNSPAPAFEQNLPVTSQEMNSNEPPPPPSSPPPMPPLPPPPMQSFPVPQYMQTAMPMLSCQYTYSPSLQPPLPPPGYTPAAPPATGVSPFTPPSNGYQNFPPEGGFYGQPSSLPMAPMSRQ, encoded by the exons ATGGGAAGCACTTTTAATCCTCAGATACTGGTTGACAAGCTATCAAAGCTTAACAGCTCACAGCAAAGTATTGAGA CTCTGTCACACTGGTGCATTTTTCACATGAACAAAGCAAAACAAGTCGTAGAAACATGGGATAGACAGTTCCATAGTGCTCCTCGTGAGCAGCGCCTGGCTTTTCTATATCTTGCGAATGACATTCTCCAGAACAGTAGACGAAAGGGTGCAGAGTTTGTTGCAGAGTTTTGGAAGGTTTTACCAGATTCTCTTCGCGATGTAATTGAACATGGAGATGAATTCGCAAAGAGATCTGCTTTGCGCCTG ATTAGTATATGGGACGAGAGAAAAGTATTTGGCTCGAGAGGCCAAATTCTTAAGGAAGAGTTTGTAAAAAAGGAATTGGACAATGGCAATAAAACTCGGAAGCTTACCGGACCTAAACTG CAGCCGGTTGGTGGTAATTCATTGGAAAAACTAGTTTCTGGTTTTGAAGCTGTCTCTAGCAGTCGGGTGGATGAGGATGCCATTTTTACCAAATGTAGAAATGCCATCACCTTTGTTGAAAAAGTGGAGAAAGATGTTGAGGGTGATTCTCAATTAG GGCATGTCAAGGGTGGTATAGGTGATGAGCTCAAGGAGCAGCATGCCGTTCTCAGGGACTGCATCACGCAACTTGCTGTTGTTGAATCTGCTAGAGGAAACCTCGTATCTCTCTTACGGGAGGCTCTGCAGGAACAG GTCTATAAGCTGGATCAAGTCCGAGATCAACTTCAG GCAGCTCAGACTCGTTCAGAGCAGGCCGGTAACATCTGCAAGCAACTTCTTGGCGGCAATGGTAATGGACAGATTATTGTCGAGCAGAGTAGAAACGCAGTGCCAGTGTCACAGATGCCGCAGAAATTGATACCTGCAGCCGGGGAGCAGACAGCCTCAGTGACCTACACCCTGCAGGCGCCCGCTCCTGGAAATTCAAGCCACATCAAAGAAGAACCGAAATCCGCAGCAGCTGCAATGGCAGCAAAGCTCGCAGCATCGTCGTCTTCTGCCCAGATGCTGACCTTTATGCTCTCGTCTCTTGCGTCAGAAGGAGTGATCAGAAGCTCCATCAACGAGCCCCCCGAGAAGAAGGCTAAGCTCGAGAACGAACACCCTTCATACGTTCCTCAGAACTCCCCTGCTCCAGCCTTTGAGCAAAATCTGCCGGTCACTTCCCAGGAGATGAACTCCAACGAGCCCCCACCACCGCCATCGTCTCCGCCTCCCATGCCGCCTTTGCCACCACCACCTATGCAGTCTTTTCCGGTGCCCCAATACATGCAAACCGCGATGCCAATGCTCAGTTGCCAATACACCTACAGCCCGAGCCTGCAGCCGCCGCTACCTCCACCTGGTTACACCCCAGCCGCCCCTCCGGCAACTGGAGTTTCTCCATTTACTCCTCCGTCGAATGGCTATCAAAATTTTCCACCGGAAGGGGGTTTCTATGGCCAGCCGTCGTCTCTACCGATGGCCCCGATGAGCCGGCAGTAG
- the LOC125219178 gene encoding membrane-anchored ubiquitin-fold protein 4-like isoform X3 → MPEEDLVELKFRLYDGSDIGPFRYSPASTVAMLKERVVAEWPKDKKVTPKAANDVKLISAGKILENNKTVAQCKTPFGELPNGVITMHAVVQPSVAKAKTDLELLVMWSC, encoded by the exons ATGCCGGAGGAGGATCTGGTAGAGCTGAAATTCAGATTGTACGATGGATCAGACATCGGTCCGTTCCGATATTCGCCGGCGTCGACTGTTGCTATGCTGAAGGAAAGAGTTGTCGCAGAGTGGCCTAAAG ATAAGAAAGTTACCCCAAAAGCAGCAAATGATGTGAAATTAATAAGTGCCGGGAAAATTTTGGAGAATAACAAGACCGTTGCACAGTGCAAGACGCCATTCGGAGAGCTGCCTAATGGAGTTATCACCATGCACGCTGTTGTACAGCCATCGGTAGCAAAAGCTAAGACAG ATTTGGAGCTTTTAGTCATGTGGAGCTGTTAA
- the LOC125219178 gene encoding membrane-anchored ubiquitin-fold protein 4-like isoform X1, protein MPEEDLVELKFRLYDGSDIGPFRYSPASTVAMLKERVVAEWPKDKKVTPKAANDVKLISAGKILENNKTVAQCKTPFGELPNGVITMHAVVQPSVAKAKTGAELLHTMRIQHPWALPSNTYFDLEVLDQSEISPLGSIFLLLLLYI, encoded by the exons ATGCCGGAGGAGGATCTGGTAGAGCTGAAATTCAGATTGTACGATGGATCAGACATCGGTCCGTTCCGATATTCGCCGGCGTCGACTGTTGCTATGCTGAAGGAAAGAGTTGTCGCAGAGTGGCCTAAAG ATAAGAAAGTTACCCCAAAAGCAGCAAATGATGTGAAATTAATAAGTGCCGGGAAAATTTTGGAGAATAACAAGACCGTTGCACAGTGCAAGACGCCATTCGGAGAGCTGCCTAATGGAGTTATCACCATGCACGCTGTTGTACAGCCATCGGTAGCAAAAGCTAAGACAG GTGCAGAACTTTTACATACTATGAGAATACAACATCCTTGGGCTCTTCCCTCCAatacttattttgatcttGAAGTTCTTGATCAGAGTGAAATTTCTCCACTTGGTtcaatatttcttttgttgttaCTATACATTTGA
- the LOC125223811 gene encoding uncharacterized protein LOC125223811, which translates to MASTLVFAFCFFSFLLQLEAAKSHSNTINNPQITVMGIVYCDICSNNSFSRHSYFLPGVEVRIDCMFNAIAPRTAEQISFSVNRTTNKYGIYRLEVPSVDGVQCARDKAVKSTCRATLLSTSSKACAIPGFQSTSDQISIKSKRANMCIYSLNALSYRPSKRDTALCGK; encoded by the exons ATGGCCTCAACATTAgtctttgcattttgtttcttCTCATTCCTCCTGCAACTCGAAGCTGCAAAATCTCactcaaatactattaataatcCCCAAATCACTGTGATGGGCATTGTTTATTGTGACATCTGCTCCAACAACTCCTTCTCCAGACATAGCTACTTCTTACCAG GAGTTGAGGTTAGAATAGATTGCATGTTCAATGCAATTGCTCCAAGAACTGCTGAGCAAATATCATTTTCAGTGAACAgaacaacaaataaatatggTATTTATAGGCTTGAGGTGCCTTCTGTTGATGGAGTTCAATGCGCTAGAGATAAAGCTGTGAAAAGCACTTGCCGAGCAACTCTGCTCTCCACGTCGTCTAAGGCCTGCGCCATCCCAGGGTTTCAGTCGACTTCCGACCAGATCTCGATCAAATCGAAACGAGCCAATATGTGCATTTACAGCCTCAATGCATTGAGTTATAGGCCATCCAAGAGAGACACTGCTCTGTGTGGGAAATGA
- the LOC125219178 gene encoding membrane-anchored ubiquitin-fold protein 3-like isoform X2 has product MPEEDLVELKFRLYDGSDIGPFRYSPASTVAMLKERVVAEWPKDKKVTPKAANDVKLISAGKILENNKTVAQCKTPFGELPNGVITMHAVVQPSVAKAKTEKKVDETSKKNVCSCSIL; this is encoded by the exons ATGCCGGAGGAGGATCTGGTAGAGCTGAAATTCAGATTGTACGATGGATCAGACATCGGTCCGTTCCGATATTCGCCGGCGTCGACTGTTGCTATGCTGAAGGAAAGAGTTGTCGCAGAGTGGCCTAAAG ATAAGAAAGTTACCCCAAAAGCAGCAAATGATGTGAAATTAATAAGTGCCGGGAAAATTTTGGAGAATAACAAGACCGTTGCACAGTGCAAGACGCCATTCGGAGAGCTGCCTAATGGAGTTATCACCATGCACGCTGTTGTACAGCCATCGGTAGCAAAAGCTAAGACAG AGAAGAAGGTCGACGAGACCTCAAAGAAGAATGTATGTTCGTGTTCCATCTTGTGA
- the LOC125219177 gene encoding regulation of nuclear pre-mRNA domain-containing protein 1B-like isoform X2 yields the protein MGSTFNPQILVDKLSKLNSSQQSIETLSHWCIFHMNKAKQVVETWDRQFHSAPREQRLAFLYLANDILQNSRRKGAEFVAEFWKVLPDSLRDVIEHGDEFAKRSALRLISIWDERKVFGSRGQILKEEFVKKELDNGNKTRKLTGPKLPVGGNSLEKLVSGFEAVSSSRVDEDAIFTKCRNAITFVEKVEKDVEGDSQLGHVKGGIGDELKEQHAVLRDCITQLAVVESARGNLVSLLREALQEQVYKLDQVRDQLQAAQTRSEQAGNICKQLLGGNGNGQIIVEQSRNAVPVSQMPQKLIPAAGEQTASVTYTLQAPAPGNSSHIKEEPKSAAAAMAAKLAASSSSAQMLTFMLSSLASEGVIRSSINEPPEKKAKLENEHPSYVPQNSPAPAFEQNLPVTSQEMNSNEPPPPPSSPPPMPPLPPPPMQSFPVPQYMQTAMPMLSCQYTYSPSLQPPLPPPGYTPAAPPATGVSPFTPPSNGYQNFPPEGGFYGQPSSLPMAPMSRQ from the exons ATGGGAAGCACTTTTAATCCTCAGATACTGGTTGACAAGCTATCAAAGCTTAACAGCTCACAGCAAAGTATTGAGA CTCTGTCACACTGGTGCATTTTTCACATGAACAAAGCAAAACAAGTCGTAGAAACATGGGATAGACAGTTCCATAGTGCTCCTCGTGAGCAGCGCCTGGCTTTTCTATATCTTGCGAATGACATTCTCCAGAACAGTAGACGAAAGGGTGCAGAGTTTGTTGCAGAGTTTTGGAAGGTTTTACCAGATTCTCTTCGCGATGTAATTGAACATGGAGATGAATTCGCAAAGAGATCTGCTTTGCGCCTG ATTAGTATATGGGACGAGAGAAAAGTATTTGGCTCGAGAGGCCAAATTCTTAAGGAAGAGTTTGTAAAAAAGGAATTGGACAATGGCAATAAAACTCGGAAGCTTACCGGACCTAAACTG CCGGTTGGTGGTAATTCATTGGAAAAACTAGTTTCTGGTTTTGAAGCTGTCTCTAGCAGTCGGGTGGATGAGGATGCCATTTTTACCAAATGTAGAAATGCCATCACCTTTGTTGAAAAAGTGGAGAAAGATGTTGAGGGTGATTCTCAATTAG GGCATGTCAAGGGTGGTATAGGTGATGAGCTCAAGGAGCAGCATGCCGTTCTCAGGGACTGCATCACGCAACTTGCTGTTGTTGAATCTGCTAGAGGAAACCTCGTATCTCTCTTACGGGAGGCTCTGCAGGAACAG GTCTATAAGCTGGATCAAGTCCGAGATCAACTTCAG GCAGCTCAGACTCGTTCAGAGCAGGCCGGTAACATCTGCAAGCAACTTCTTGGCGGCAATGGTAATGGACAGATTATTGTCGAGCAGAGTAGAAACGCAGTGCCAGTGTCACAGATGCCGCAGAAATTGATACCTGCAGCCGGGGAGCAGACAGCCTCAGTGACCTACACCCTGCAGGCGCCCGCTCCTGGAAATTCAAGCCACATCAAAGAAGAACCGAAATCCGCAGCAGCTGCAATGGCAGCAAAGCTCGCAGCATCGTCGTCTTCTGCCCAGATGCTGACCTTTATGCTCTCGTCTCTTGCGTCAGAAGGAGTGATCAGAAGCTCCATCAACGAGCCCCCCGAGAAGAAGGCTAAGCTCGAGAACGAACACCCTTCATACGTTCCTCAGAACTCCCCTGCTCCAGCCTTTGAGCAAAATCTGCCGGTCACTTCCCAGGAGATGAACTCCAACGAGCCCCCACCACCGCCATCGTCTCCGCCTCCCATGCCGCCTTTGCCACCACCACCTATGCAGTCTTTTCCGGTGCCCCAATACATGCAAACCGCGATGCCAATGCTCAGTTGCCAATACACCTACAGCCCGAGCCTGCAGCCGCCGCTACCTCCACCTGGTTACACCCCAGCCGCCCCTCCGGCAACTGGAGTTTCTCCATTTACTCCTCCGTCGAATGGCTATCAAAATTTTCCACCGGAAGGGGGTTTCTATGGCCAGCCGTCGTCTCTACCGATGGCCCCGATGAGCCGGCAGTAG